tccctgctgTGTTTAGAAAACCATGAGATCTCCAGCATATCAAGAATGATGATGTCCCCCTCGAGGCATCATAACAACCTTCCTACAATGCAGTCCTCAACCATGACACTGTCCAAGAGCTCCTACAATGTGTTAAGTGCTTTCTGCACTGAGGAGAATGTTCCCCAGTGTACCTCATACATCAATCAGGTACTGAAATTACTATTATTTAGTTTACATTTGGAATAATCCAATACTAACTTTGTGTAGGTGCTTATTTTACcgctatattttttttatttttaggttTGTGTATCTGATGTTGCTCAATGACTATTCATTGATCTAGTTTAATTTTCACTGTATGCTGCTAACCCATTTTTCTGCCCTCTTTTGGGGCTTGTACAGGAGATGGACTCTCTGggtttctcctctgtctgtattGAGGCCAGCTCACCAGAGGGAAGCTGGGGGCTGAACACGGTGCCAGCTCTGAACATGATGTATGAGCTGCTCCAGATGCACCGCCGCAGCCAGCGCAGCCTGCAGGAGCAGGAGACAGAGCAGCTGAAGAGCTCCAGTGCCCTGGAACACCTGCAGATGACCAACTCCAGACTCAAGGTAAGTCAGGCAGCCTTTCCCATAGATCGTTTTCCAGGCAGGGTGCAAATTGTCAGTAAATACTAGCTTGAGGAGCTAAGTTAAGGTTTTATGGTGTCCTGAAAGGTATTACTGCTTAGAATACGACATGTTATTGTTATGATATTGTCGTCAAGGTGAGCACATTGAGTATGAAATATTGTGTTGATATAACATGTACAGCAAGTATGTAATTGCCCAGcctccgagtggcgcagtggtctaaggcactgcatcatagtgctagctgtgtccaggctctgtcgcagctggccgcgaccgggagacccatggagcggcgcacaattggctcagtgtcgtccgggttaggggaggtttggccagcagggatgatCTTGTCCCATCTCgaactagcgactcctgtggcgggccgggcgcaatacgggctgacacggtcgccaggtgtacggtgtgatacattggtgcggctggcttccgggttaagcgagcagtgtgtcaagaagcagtgctgcttggctgggttgtgttttggaggacacatggctctcaaccttcgcctctcctgagtccgtactgGAGCTgccgcgatgggacaagactgtaactaccacttGGATACCATCAAAttggagagaaaagggggggtaaaataaaatataaaaaaatgtatgtaattgCCCAAAGGATCAGCTGGAGCTCTACAAAAGAGAGAAGTCAGGACTGCTTGAGACTGAGAGGCAGCTGCAACTCAAAAACAAGACTCTGCAGAACTGCCTGAAAACAGAAAAAGATGAGGTAAAGACTTTGTCATAAAATTGTTAATCATTGAGTGATGTGCTTATGTCGCTGCAAGCGTCAATTGGAAATGTAGTTTTGAGTGTGTGAGCCTTAACCAGCATCTTGCGCAGTAGTGCACACCATAGCAAAACATTTTGTAAGCGAAAACAAAACTGTTCTTATTGGATAAGTTCAGGTAGTACATCCCTGTTTTCAAAACGTTTTCTCCCTACTGAACACACCCTAGGTGCAGAAGCTCCAGAGCATCATCGCCAGCAGAGCCTCTCAGTACAGCCATGATGCCAAGAGGAAGGAGCGGGAGAGCACCAAGCTCAAAGAACGCCTCAACCAGCTACTGGTGGACAAGAGGGATAAGAAACTAGGTATGGGCATCTCAAAACAATTGTTTCCTCCTTATTCCAAAGGTTGTTGGTAATGTGAATATGCAACCTAgtgtctttttttttttcaacaagAGCCTGAGAAACCTGAAAATGATGTAGGCCTATATAGCATGTCCCTCATTCCCATTTTCCTCCCTTTATCTCTACTAGCAATTGATGTATTGAACTACTTGGGACGGGCTGATGGGAAGAGAAGCCAATGGAAGACTGGAAAGGTGGAGGCCAGGTAGCAATACTCATCTGACTGAACCATGTCGGTTTTGTGTGCTTACATCAACTCTTGATGCAACAAATCCTACATAGCTTTGGAGATCCCACTTTGATGAGTATGTATTTATTTGCCATGATTGTAGACATGAGGGGGAGATGTACAAATCCCTGCTGAGTGACTACGAGGGTCGTCAGAGGGCTCTGATGCTGGAGAACGTTGAGCTAAAGAAGGTGCTGCAGCAGATGAAGCGGGAGATGGTGTCCATTCTTAGTCCTaggaaatcctgctccagaggaGGCCGTGCGGAAGACAGCCTGGAACCGGTGAATTGATGGATTGTCCTATCTGAGACACCGTAGCAATAGTCTACTTAGTTATTTTTACGTGGTAATAAATGGATTAGATcacttattttttttaaatgctccTGCAAATCTTAATCACAAATTGCGTCTGTCTATGCAGAGCCACTCAAAAAATCTCACTGTTCTACATGGTATAGAAGTGACATTTCGCTATAAACATTGGAGAGTAGAGGAGTGATCGTGCCTATTGTTGCGCTTTCAGGCCAGCtcggacagagaggaggttaGTGACTGTAGTAAGGAGACCCTGGATCAGTCATGTGATCATGCTAGGGACCAGTCCTGTGAGCACGCCCGGGAGCAGCTGACCAATAGCATCCGACAGCAGTGGAGGAGACTGAAGAGCCACATGGAGAGATTGGACAGCCAGGGTATAAAcgcatctcatatatatatatatatatatatatatgtatagataTCTATCTCTCTCATGGAAGTAAGTAGACAATCTGTAGCCCACCTAGTAGTCATCACTGGCTTTCTCTGGTCATTTAACGGGTGTTACATGAAGGCAAATGAAAGAATCCACTTTTGGCTCACTGCCATAAAATCATGACCAGTACTACTGCATTTTTGGCTCTCAAGTGGCacagcggtttaaggcactgcatctcagtgctagaggcgtcactacagacaccctggttcaaatccaggctgtatcacaaccggccgtgattgggagtcccgtagggcggcgtccaattggcctagtgtcgtccggggtaggctgtcattgtaattaagaatttgttcttaactgacttgcctagttaaataaaggtaaacaacTCTGCTGCCAATACATTCTATATGTCACAGGGAGCTTTCTTCTCCACCATTGATCATAATGTATCATCCATCCACTTCCCAGCCTCCCTGGTACAGCAGAGCCAGCAGTGTGCTGGTAAAGAGCTGGTCCCTAGACagatccatgaggaggagatggagaggatgagaCTGGAGGTCCAGCAGTGTAAAGACTTCATCCAGACCCAGCAGCAACTCCTACAGGTTAGTTAGACCCACAACGCGACACACGATTCTCTTTTTCAAACCGAGCTACAAGTatctgccttcatgtacatatctacctcaaatatattgtacctctgcacattgatatggtactgatattccctgtacatagctccattCTTGTCTATTTGATGTTTTTcctcttgtgttactattttcttTATAttatggtaaagtctacaccagtttggcgcatgtgacaaataaaatttgatttgatctactgTACATCTCTTGTTATTGCCTTGAATTTGACCCTTCCAGGAGTTTCTCAGTCAAGTATTATTACCTTTTCCGTGTGTGTAGCAGCAGCTCAACTCTCCCTGCTATGATGATGAGACTGCTGCTCTGCTGAATGACTGCTACACTCTGGAGGACAAGGAGCGTCTCAAAGAGGAGTGGAGGCTCTTTGACGAGCAGAGGAGGAActttgagagggagagacataactTTACTGACGCTGCCATTCGCCTCGGCCATGAGGTATCCGTTTTTGTTTTCGGCAAGTTCTCAAGTTGGAAATGCTATGTTTTGTCAAGTTGTCACTTgcggtatgtgaaccctttggaatgacctggatttctgcataaattagtcaTAACTGTTGAtcttagtcacaacaatagacagtgtgcttaaactaataacacacattaTTTGTCTTgtttatattgaatacataatttaaacattcacagtctaGGTTGGAAaacgtatgtgaacccctaggctaatgacttccaaaagctaattggagtccaatcaatgagattggagatgtcggttagagctgccctgccctataaacactttgctattcacaagaagcattgcctgatgtgaaccatgccttaaacaaaagagagctcaaatgacctaagattaagaattgttgacttgcataacgctggaaagggttacaaaagtatctctaaaagccttgatgttcatcagtccacggtaagacaaattgtctataaatggagaaagttcaggaCTGTTGCTACTCCCTAGGAGTgtccgtcctgcaaagatgactgcaagagcacagtgcagaatgctcaatgaggttaagaagactcctagagtgtcagctaaagatttacagaaatctctggaacatgctaacatctctgttgacgagtctacaatacgtaaaacactaaacaagaatggtgttcatgggaagacaccaaggaagaagccactgctctccAAAAAAacccattgctgcacgtctgaagtttgcaaaagagcacctggatgttccacagtgcttctggcaaaatattctgcggacagattaaactaaagttgagttgtttggaaggaacacacaccactatgtgtggaggaaaaaaaggcacagcacaccaacatcaacctcatcccaactgtaaagtatggtggagggagcatcatggtttggggctgctttgctgcctcgggGCCTGGACAGCTTACTAGCTTCGACagaaatgaattcccaagtttatcaagacattttgcaggagaatgtaaggctctgtccgccaattgaagctcatcagaagttgggtgatgcaacaggacaactacCTTAAAcgcagaagtaaatcaacaacagaatggcttcaacagaagaaaatacgccttatGGAGAGTCCCAGACAGTCCTGACCTTAACCCAATTTAAAATGCTGTgtcatgacctcaagagagcggttcgcaccaaacatcttaaaattattgctgaactgaaaaagtgttGTAAAGATGACTGGTCCAAAATTCCtgactgttgtgcaggtctgatccgcaactacagaaaacgtttggttgagttcattgctgccaaaggagggtcaaccagttattaaatccaagggttcacatactttttccacacTACACTGTGAATCTGTGCGCTCaaagacatgaaaatgtataattgtttgttattagtttaagcagactgtttgtctattgttgtgactaagatgaagatgagatcaaattttatgaccaatttatgcagaaatccaggtaattccaaagggttagcatactttttcttgccactaacTTGTGTATTACCCCTTTCTTTTTTTTCCTTTTGTGTTTTCACAGAAAAAGGCTTTTGAGGAAGACCGCGCCTTGTGGCTCAAGAATCAATTCTTGAACATGACTTCGTTCGTGGACCGCAAAAGACATTCAATGTCAGAAAATCCTCGTTCCTTGTCAGTCAGTAAGTCGTGATGATTACCACAGTAACGATTTGTATTGCTAATCCAGATCGAGATTAATGGAAAATGTATACAGAAAATTTTGTTGGGAAATTTTGTGTAGAAAATATTGTATTGGAAGATTGGCAGCATACTGTATAATGCAGCAtcaccacaacaacaaaaaaacactccAATGATCTTTTGTGAATCATATTGTGTTTGGTCACAAGTCCCTGTTCCCCTCTAGGTAGTGAACCAGAGATGAGGATCCCCTCCACCTCTGCCATGCTGACCAAATCCCGGACGTACACTGCGTTCTCAACGCCTAAAGCTGCCTCTGCTGCTTGCATGCCCTCCACAGCTGATCTCTACCGTACATTATGCCTCATACCAGACAGGAGGTACCGTTTTTACTAGTTATTTTGCTCTATGCCAGCTCACTCTCCTTTTTAAAATGTTTCATTCCTACATTAGATAGTAGTATAAAATCGGTGTCATTGATTATCACTAACTTAAGTTCTCTCAAACAAACTGTGGTTAACTCTTGTTTGTTTTCTATCTATCTAAGCTCCTCTTCTGTAGGCAGTTCAACACAAGGGAGCTGGCAGGAGTCCAACACCATCCACAGTAGAGAAGATACTCCGGTCAGGTCAAAGCATAGACATGGAGGTGGAGACTGCTGCAGTATCTTCTCTTTAGGGTCAGAGGAAAACAGCCTCAACTGAAGACACACTAGTACCATTGTGTTACTGTGGACTCAACAGACAACTCTGATGACAATCCATGGCAGTGTTCATTAgacaccaaacagaagaaaatggactgaaacagggaaAGAATACCTGGATTTGTCCAATAAGATGCACTCATTTAactttctgttgcaaaacattttctgttgcgtgccctaatgaacatgacccatgtTTCAACGCCACCACTGCCTCAGGATGCCACGGAGACCTATTTTTGTGCAACTCATGTTGCGTGATCACGGACTAATACTGAACAGTAGCACATTGTCGTTCACCAAAACTTGATTCATTCAGAGAGCACTTTATTGGACATgccaatgttttttttctttctcttctaTATACATTTTTATTAAGCAAAGCATATCCAAGTCTAAGCTTTCGCCAAGTGGCAGCCAAACCTTAATTTGGGGTTCTGTATCACTACAAATGTTATCCAATTTGGGAAAAGCTATCAATAGGCTACTGACTAGCCATGAATGTTTACACATTGTTTTCACTCCAGATATATCATGAATAGTTTAATGAAAACTTTATTCTAAATGTTTAAAATGAAGCGCTAACATATATGCTGCTCTGAAATTGCAATAAacgtttattttaattttttatcaATTCAACTTTTTGTGCTTGGCGCCCCATAGCGGTTTATACCAGGAGGTGTGGGCGCAGACTGTGCAACGCTGCGACTGCGCAAGTCACAATCGGATGTGTGCTCATCGGTGCTTTGTCTACGCGTCCGTCGAGCTAACAGCCCACCGCTTCATTTCTAGGAAATAGTAAAGATGTCTGGCTCATCAAACCTCGTTGCGATGAAGAAAATTGTCCAGCAGCTGCGTTTTGAAGCGAGCATAAACAGAGTGAAGGTAAGAATCTATTTCACACGTAAATCTATTTGGTAAACATGCCCACGAAACTAGTCCGAGCTAGCGAACAtcggtaacgttagctagctagcgctaAGGGCGTGGAATCTAGGCACACAAATGGAGATCTAGCCATGAAAACACAATCACAAACGCCCCAGGATAATTATTCCCAACAGTCATTGAACAGCAGGAAAAGCCTAACGTTAATTCAAGCATCTGTGTTCACACCATACTATTGACAACACCCATTTTTAAGGAGGATATTTACAGACTTGCAGGAGTCTAGCTAGTTAGGAGTGCAACAGGTAGAGCTTCCCTTTCACAGCTATATTCCTTTGTCTTTTCAGGTGTCCCAAGCAGCTGCAGACCTTCAGCAGTTCTGCATGCAAAATGCCCTCCAGGATCCCTTGCTCACTGGGGTGTCCTCCAGTACAAACCCCTTCAGACCACAGAAGGTGTGCTCCTTCTTGTGAGGAAGACACACAGGACAGACCACAGCATTCTTTGGTGAGTCTTTCTTTTTTGGTGTATGTAGTCCtttggagaatctcaattgcatactcctcacgACCtcaccttctcaaaacccattgaagATGGTTGGAGGTAGCCTGACTACTTACAATTATTCTGCTGCTCTGTCTTTTGCTACATACTTTAATCAGAGACTGAAGTCATTTGTGGTGACAAAGGGAATTGTGCAAAAGTCATCAGCGATTGGATTATCTCTATCCAATCAGAGGATCAAAGACTATTATGAATTTTCAAACTACCGCTTTACCCACgtgtgttctgtctctggcccaacccattggTTTCTGGACCAATTGTGGACAGCCCCGAATGTGTTTGGATTTGGTGAAGGGTCAGGGAGCTACTCAGATCCAGACACATTGCGGAGAAGAAACTAACGTCTGTGGGCGTAGCGTTTGGCTGGAGCAAGGAGTCTGGGTGGGTAGGGACCTCCTTGCTTTCtcagccaatgggttttgagaaggagcaTGCAATTGAGATTATTGCCTTGATTGGCCTGTAAGCTGCACTAAATCAGTAAAGTGAAACAGGTTATCTACTCCATGCTAGTCTTTGATTGCGTTACAGATAAATACCTGTTTATTTAATGTGCAAAGTATCACATTGTACCTCTGTGTTTTCCTGTCTCGCAGGCCTTCGTTTTGATGCTACAGGGAAAAAGTTGACCTCAACACTGCTCCTCATTGCCAATGGCAAACCACTGCCACATAATCTTATGAAGTGTAgaacatgtcaggaagacttgcCATCTATTCTCAGCCAACCGAGGATACGATGAGAAGGGTTTATTTTTCATGGCACTGTGTGGTTTTCAAGTAAATGATTGTGCCTtttctattctattttattcATTGTTCTTGACTTTTTGTATTTAGAAATTAACATTCTTTCTCTACATGACCGTGTTTTTGCTAATTGTTCTTGGGTAAGACTGACAGTGTTACATCTCAAATCTTTACTTAAGATGCAAGTAGTTTCTAACAGCAAAATGTGAACAGGGCAACTTTACAATACAAAAGGCAGCAGCATGTCACTTATGCGTGATAAAAGCATCCACATCAAACACGAAATAAAATGCCATATATTTAAGAATAAGGAAATCAAAGAACACATTCAGCAACCTATATCCCTGTGCTTAAATTTACAATTGACATGCATAATGTTCATAGATGCATCTTTTGATTAAGTTAAATAGTGGCTTATTAGAAAAAGAAAAATGGCTGTAATGGAGGATCAGTAAGTATGGTTCAAACTAATTACCATCCAGTCTTAGCCGGCATCAAACTATTCCATagtttgatatatatatatactgatcaATGGTAGAAGAGAGCCATCACAGTCAGACATCTAGTGCACCGTTTGCATCCATCTGAAAAGGATCGTCCACTATTAAATAACCCATTCAGTTGAATCTGCTTGATTTGCTTTGAGACTAACTCTTCGGGGAAGAAAAAATAAACCTGTAATTTTTAAGACCTGTAAAATGATCTTATGTCCAAGACCTCAAATAATTAAAGTCCTTGTTTGGTTTCATAAACTGATACCACTCAGTTAATAACCAACAAACGTAACGGCTCAAATCATTTGGCATCTGTTAAGTTTAGGTAAAATAATATTTTCAGAAGGATGCAAGATGCAACCACGCAAGAGTTTTCTAAGCCCAGTCTTCCACTGTCCTCTTGGGTCTATAAATCTCTTCGGACTGGTCTGTCCGTCCTGCCTCGTGATTATCTTGTCACGCGTTGAGCATGCAGTGGTGCATTAGCATTACTCTTCAGGTG
The sequence above is a segment of the Oncorhynchus nerka isolate Pitt River linkage group LG20, Oner_Uvic_2.0, whole genome shotgun sequence genome. Coding sequences within it:
- the LOC115102921 gene encoding afadin- and alpha-actinin-binding protein isoform X2 translates to MGDWWTTLTIEPSMENHEISSISRMMMSPSRHHNNLPTMQSSTMTLSKSSYNVLSAFCTEENVPQCTSYINQEMDSLGFSSVCIEASSPEGSWGLNTVPALNMMYELLQMHRRSQRSLQEQETEQLKSSSALEHLQMTNSRLKDQLELYKREKSGLLETERQLQLKNKTLQNCLKTEKDEVQKLQSIIASRASQYSHDAKRKERESTKLKERLNQLLVDKRDKKLAIDVLNYLGRADGKRSQWKTGKVEARHEGEMYKSLLSDYEGRQRALMLENVELKKVLQQMKREMVSILSPRKSCSRGGRAEDSLEPASSDREEVSDCSKETLDQSCDHARDQSCEHAREQLTNSIRQQWRRLKSHMERLDSQASLVQQSQQCAGKELVPRQIHEEEMERMRLEVQQCKDFIQTQQQLLQQLNSPCYDDETAALLNDCYTLEDKERLKEEWRLFDEQRRNFERERHNFTDAAIRLGHEKKAFEEDRALWLKNQFLNMTSFVDRKRHSMSENPRSLSVSSEPEMRIPSTSAMLTKSRTYTAFSTPKAASAACMPSTADLYRTLCLIPDRSSSSVGSSTQGSWQESNTIHSREDTPVRSKHRHGGGDCCSIFSLGSEENSLN
- the LOC135559486 gene encoding guanine nucleotide-binding protein G(I)/G(S)/G(O) subunit gamma-5; the protein is MSGSSNLVAMKKIVQQLRFEASINRVKVSQAAADLQQFCMQNALQDPLLTGVSSSTNPFRPQKVCSFL
- the LOC115102921 gene encoding afadin- and alpha-actinin-binding protein isoform X1; this translates as MGDWWTTLTIEPSMENHEISSISRMMMSPSRHHNNLPTMQSSTMTLSKSSYNVLSAFCTEENVPQCTSYINQEMDSLGFSSVCIEASSPEGSWGLNTVPALNMMYELLQMHRRSQRSLQEQETEQLKSSSALEHLQMTNSRLKDQLELYKREKSGLLETERQLQLKNKTLQNCLKTEKDEVQKLQSIIASRASQYSHDAKRKERESTKLKERLNQLLVDKRDKKLAIDVLNYLGRADGKRSQWKTGKVEARHEGEMYKSLLSDYEGRQRALMLENVELKKVLQQMKREMVSILSPRKSCSRGGRAEDSLEPASSDREEVSDCSKETLDQSCDHARDQSCEHAREQLTNSIRQQWRRLKSHMERLDSQASLVQQSQQCAGKELVPRQIHEEEMERMRLEVQQCKDFIQTQQQLLQQQLNSPCYDDETAALLNDCYTLEDKERLKEEWRLFDEQRRNFERERHNFTDAAIRLGHEKKAFEEDRALWLKNQFLNMTSFVDRKRHSMSENPRSLSVSSEPEMRIPSTSAMLTKSRTYTAFSTPKAASAACMPSTADLYRTLCLIPDRSSSSVGSSTQGSWQESNTIHSREDTPVRSKHRHGGGDCCSIFSLGSEENSLN